The following coding sequences are from one Fibrobacter sp. UBA4297 window:
- a CDS encoding TIGR02147 family protein, producing MKPITEYKDYHPLIKDFYEAQKRTSYFSWREFAKLAGFSSPTYLRLVSEGKSNLSRVSMNRMISAMGLAGYEANYFIALVNFCNAKDDDSKKPYWKEMRQIALEFKVRVVDKEAVEYFDGWKNQVVRELAPMMNGATPGQMAKTCCNEISAAEVSKSLEFLTKAGFLKKGADGSYRQTEKNVTASKEGMTYAVHSMQRQMLRLASESIERFEPQERSVSSVTLTVNRECYERIAQEIDAFRKKIAAMASETEKADQIYHLNMQLFPLTWKLNKDEVA from the coding sequence ATGAAACCGATAACAGAATACAAAGATTACCATCCCTTAATCAAGGATTTTTACGAAGCGCAAAAGCGGACTTCGTATTTCTCCTGGCGGGAATTTGCGAAACTTGCGGGGTTTTCTTCACCGACTTACTTGCGACTTGTGAGTGAAGGCAAGAGCAATTTGAGCCGAGTGTCGATGAACCGCATGATTTCGGCAATGGGGCTTGCGGGCTATGAAGCGAACTACTTCATTGCGCTCGTCAATTTTTGCAATGCCAAGGATGACGATTCCAAAAAGCCGTATTGGAAAGAAATGCGCCAGATTGCGCTTGAATTTAAAGTACGCGTCGTCGATAAGGAGGCTGTTGAATATTTCGATGGCTGGAAAAATCAGGTCGTTCGCGAACTTGCACCGATGATGAATGGGGCCACCCCAGGGCAGATGGCGAAAACGTGCTGCAACGAAATCTCCGCTGCCGAAGTCAGCAAGTCGCTAGAGTTCCTGACGAAAGCGGGATTCCTGAAAAAAGGTGCGGACGGCTCGTATCGCCAAACCGAAAAGAACGTGACCGCGTCAAAGGAAGGCATGACCTATGCCGTACACTCGATGCAACGCCAAATGTTGCGACTTGCCAGTGAATCTATTGAACGCTTTGAACCGCAAGAGCGCAGCGTGTCGAGCGTGACCCTTACGGTCAATCGCGAATGTTACGAGCGCATTGCTCAAGAAATCGATGCGTTCCGCAAAAAGATTGCCGCAATGGCTTCGGAAACAGAAAAAGCCGATCAAATCTATCATTTGAATATGCAACTGTTCCCGCTAACTTGGAAATTAAATAAAGATGAGGTGGCTTAA
- the leuB gene encoding 3-isopropylmalate dehydrogenase, which yields MSKNYKIAVLPGDGIGPEVMKEAVRVLDVVSKKFGFDVNAEWANVGGAAYDESGSPLPESTLKLGEASDCILFGSVGGPKWEHLPPNLQPERGALLPLRKHFKLFCNLRPARVYKELAGACPLRADIVGDGFNILTVRELTGDVYFGQPKGREGVPGSKEEIGFDTMKYSRYEVERIARFAFDAAMLRNKKVASIDKANVLTTSVLWREVVNEVIKDYPELTLEHLYVDNAAMQLLKRPREFDVLLCPNLFGDILTDECAMLTGSMGLLPSASIAEGSFGLYEPAGGSAPDIAGKGIANPLAQILSVALMLRYTFKEEEAAKAIEAACEKVIAQGYRTGDIYQEGCTKVGTTGMGDAIIAALA from the coding sequence ATGAGCAAGAATTACAAGATTGCTGTGCTTCCGGGCGACGGTATCGGCCCCGAAGTCATGAAAGAAGCTGTCCGCGTGCTGGACGTCGTTTCTAAGAAGTTCGGTTTCGACGTGAACGCCGAATGGGCAAACGTCGGTGGTGCCGCCTATGACGAAAGCGGTTCTCCGCTTCCGGAAAGCACCCTCAAGCTCGGTGAAGCTTCTGACTGTATTCTTTTCGGTTCCGTGGGTGGCCCGAAGTGGGAACACCTCCCCCCGAACCTGCAGCCGGAACGCGGCGCACTGCTGCCGCTCCGTAAGCACTTCAAGCTTTTCTGCAACCTCCGCCCGGCCCGCGTTTATAAGGAACTCGCAGGCGCATGCCCGCTCCGCGCTGACATCGTTGGCGATGGTTTCAACATCCTCACCGTCCGCGAACTGACGGGTGACGTTTACTTTGGCCAGCCGAAGGGCCGCGAAGGCGTTCCGGGCTCCAAGGAAGAAATCGGTTTCGATACCATGAAGTACAGCCGCTACGAAGTTGAACGCATTGCCCGCTTCGCTTTCGACGCCGCTATGCTCCGCAACAAGAAGGTCGCTTCTATCGATAAGGCCAACGTGCTCACCACGAGCGTTCTCTGGCGCGAAGTCGTGAACGAAGTCATCAAGGACTATCCGGAACTCACTCTCGAACACCTCTACGTGGACAACGCCGCCATGCAGCTCCTGAAGCGCCCGCGTGAATTCGACGTGCTCCTCTGCCCGAACCTCTTCGGCGACATCCTCACCGACGAATGCGCAATGCTCACCGGTTCCATGGGTCTCCTCCCGTCCGCTTCTATCGCCGAAGGCTCCTTCGGTCTCTATGAACCGGCAGGTGGCTCCGCTCCGGACATCGCAGGCAAGGGTATTGCAAACCCGCTCGCACAGATTCTCTCTGTGGCCCTCATGCTCCGCTACACCTTCAAGGAAGAAGAAGCTGCAAAGGCTATCGAAGCTGCTTGCGAAAAGGTCATCGCTCAGGGCTACCGCACTGGCGATATCTACCAGGAAGGCTGCACCAAGGTCGGTACGACTGGTATGGGCGACGCTATTATAGCCGCACTTGCCTAA
- a CDS encoding polysaccharide deacetylase family protein, producing MKNCKNGMRAAVVASCVSLCLTGLGMAETPIKTVPWNGCVGAVSFTFDDAYANQVQNLKPILDDLPDVHVTFFLTSMGNGLKQNASGFAALAKAGNEMGNHTQSHPHLTGVGDSELEEEIVKFANTIESTLAEQGADVKVTSLATPFCENNDKIKSVIASRHFINRDCGWHGRNDWDTEPDWMSLRAKIWTRSGATVAEMLSALDTAAFIGNFEGANPWDVQVKDGSWLVVLNHGVTDDVGDDYAINPSDIKKIFEHAVENKLWVAPFGTVGAYYRAHFVVDAATAKKTDDGFWVTWEIPNEHMPKSVPLRVKIDTQSVGENAVVEQAGKKLTPERDGSYIIEFMAKELKVRKSSSNDETMALPKSAFVKHAYSKYTVFDMNGNCLGETNGWSVPANYPKGTYFIRAEAAGGKAETKKLVK from the coding sequence ATGAAAAATTGTAAAAACGGAATGCGTGCCGCAGTTGTGGCTAGCTGTGTTTCCCTTTGCTTGACGGGGCTTGGTATGGCAGAAACTCCCATTAAGACGGTCCCTTGGAATGGTTGTGTCGGTGCTGTAAGTTTTACTTTCGATGATGCTTACGCAAATCAGGTGCAGAACCTTAAGCCGATTCTGGATGACCTGCCGGATGTCCACGTGACGTTTTTTCTTACGAGCATGGGAAATGGCTTGAAGCAGAATGCCTCGGGTTTTGCCGCGCTTGCGAAAGCGGGGAATGAAATGGGGAACCATACGCAGTCGCATCCGCATTTGACCGGAGTTGGTGATAGCGAACTTGAAGAAGAAATTGTCAAGTTTGCAAATACGATTGAAAGTACGCTTGCAGAGCAGGGCGCCGATGTGAAGGTGACTTCTCTTGCGACACCGTTCTGTGAAAATAACGACAAAATCAAAAGCGTGATTGCCTCAAGGCATTTTATCAATCGTGATTGCGGTTGGCATGGACGCAACGATTGGGATACGGAGCCGGACTGGATGAGTCTTCGGGCAAAAATTTGGACGCGCTCGGGGGCGACTGTCGCCGAAATGCTTTCGGCGCTTGATACGGCGGCCTTCATCGGAAATTTCGAAGGAGCAAACCCTTGGGATGTGCAAGTGAAGGATGGTTCATGGCTTGTGGTGCTGAATCATGGCGTCACGGACGATGTGGGGGATGACTACGCCATTAACCCGTCGGACATCAAGAAGATTTTTGAACATGCCGTCGAAAATAAATTGTGGGTTGCGCCTTTTGGAACTGTTGGTGCCTACTATCGAGCTCATTTTGTCGTGGATGCTGCAACTGCAAAAAAGACGGATGATGGCTTTTGGGTGACCTGGGAAATTCCGAATGAACACATGCCGAAAAGCGTGCCGTTGCGTGTGAAAATCGATACGCAGAGCGTTGGCGAAAATGCGGTTGTGGAACAGGCTGGCAAGAAGCTTACTCCTGAAAGAGATGGCTCCTACATCATTGAGTTCATGGCGAAAGAACTCAAGGTGCGCAAGTCTAGCTCAAATGACGAGACGATGGCGCTACCGAAATCGGCTTTTGTGAAACATGCTTACTCGAAATATACCGTATTCGATATGAACGGTAATTGCCTTGGCGAGACTAATGGTTGGAGTGTTCCCGCAAATTATCCCAAGGGAACATACTTTATCCGCGCCGAAGCAGCAGGGGGTAAAGCAGAGACAAAAAAACTGGTGAAGTAA
- the ruvB gene encoding Holliday junction branch migration DNA helicase RuvB gives MEDQRIISPQKCSFDEGDTDRNLRPPSLSEFTGQDDIKESLSIAIEAAKQRGDALDHCLFAGPPGLGKTTLSSIIAKEMGVNIHITSGPVLEKASDLAGLLTSLQENDILFIDEIHRLNRVVEEYLYPAMEDFRLDIMLDSGPAARSVNLPLKHFTLVGATTRSGLLTGPLRDRFGLQYRLELYNEKDIVKILMRSAHILGVELSEEAAKILGGRCRGTPRVANRVLRRCRDVAQVRGTGIIDERAALKTLKMLGIDSEGLDPTDRKILAMMIDKFNGGPVGLGTISAAMGEEPDTLEEVYEPYLLQKGLISRTPRGRIATQNAYRMLHKPIPKSMFSEQTELEL, from the coding sequence ATGGAAGATCAGCGTATAATTTCACCGCAGAAGTGTTCTTTTGACGAAGGCGATACCGACCGCAACTTGCGACCGCCTAGCTTGAGTGAATTTACAGGCCAGGACGACATCAAGGAAAGCCTTTCTATCGCCATTGAAGCCGCCAAACAACGCGGCGATGCGCTTGACCATTGCTTATTTGCTGGTCCTCCGGGACTCGGCAAGACTACGCTTTCAAGCATTATCGCCAAAGAGATGGGCGTAAACATCCACATCACAAGCGGCCCTGTGCTTGAGAAGGCAAGCGACCTTGCAGGACTCCTCACAAGTTTACAAGAAAACGATATTTTGTTCATCGATGAGATTCATCGATTGAACCGCGTGGTCGAGGAATACCTCTACCCCGCTATGGAAGATTTCCGCCTCGACATTATGCTGGATTCTGGCCCTGCGGCAAGAAGCGTGAACCTCCCGCTCAAGCATTTTACGCTCGTAGGCGCCACCACCCGCAGCGGGCTTTTGACCGGACCGCTCCGTGACCGTTTCGGGTTGCAATACCGCCTGGAACTTTATAACGAAAAAGACATTGTCAAGATTTTAATGCGTAGCGCACACATTTTAGGCGTAGAACTCTCGGAAGAAGCAGCCAAGATTCTTGGCGGGCGGTGCCGCGGGACGCCACGTGTGGCGAACCGCGTGCTCAGGCGATGCCGAGACGTGGCTCAGGTGCGCGGCACAGGAATCATTGACGAACGCGCAGCACTCAAGACGCTCAAAATGCTCGGCATCGACAGCGAGGGGCTCGACCCGACCGACCGCAAGATTTTAGCCATGATGATAGACAAGTTCAATGGCGGGCCCGTCGGGCTTGGCACCATCAGCGCAGCCATGGGCGAAGAACCGGACACGCTCGAAGAAGTCTACGAACCATACCTGCTCCAAAAGGGGCTAATTTCTCGCACCCCGCGCGGCCGCATCGCCACGCAGAATGCCTACAGAATGCTCCACAAGCCGATTCCTAAGTCCATGTTTAGCGAGCAGACCGAACTAGAGCTGTAA
- the ruvA gene encoding Holliday junction branch migration protein RuvA has protein sequence MIERVRGILVQKSPTFVVVECAGIGYGINISAFTAGKLPEEGAEVTLHTNLVVREDSMTLFGFADTTEKNLFLMLLEVNGVGPKLAQRILSGSTPADLLNMIASDNKSALGKIKGLGKKTCEQMTLTLKEKASNMLQSLGDVEGSGITSVGALTGAKLEAVLALHTLGVKDPAAEKAVVKAVEVLGDGADAAALIPEALKYL, from the coding sequence ATGATAGAACGGGTTCGTGGCATCTTGGTACAAAAATCCCCCACATTTGTCGTTGTGGAATGTGCAGGAATCGGTTACGGCATCAATATTTCGGCATTTACGGCAGGCAAGTTGCCCGAAGAAGGAGCCGAAGTCACTTTGCACACGAATCTCGTCGTACGCGAAGATTCCATGACGCTTTTTGGATTTGCGGATACTACAGAGAAGAACCTGTTCTTGATGCTTTTGGAGGTCAACGGAGTCGGCCCGAAGCTCGCGCAGCGGATTCTGAGCGGAAGCACGCCAGCAGACCTTTTGAACATGATTGCAAGCGACAACAAGTCCGCACTTGGCAAAATCAAGGGGCTTGGCAAAAAGACTTGCGAGCAAATGACATTAACGCTCAAGGAAAAGGCCTCGAACATGTTGCAGTCGCTCGGCGATGTCGAAGGTAGTGGAATAACAAGTGTCGGAGCATTGACTGGAGCAAAGCTCGAAGCGGTTTTGGCTCTGCATACGCTTGGAGTAAAGGACCCAGCAGCAGAAAAGGCAGTCGTGAAGGCAGTCGAGGTTCTTGGAGATGGGGCGGATGCTGCCGCGCTCATTCCGGAGGCTCTAAAGTATTTGTAA
- a CDS encoding GH116 family glycosyl hydrolase, whose amino-acid sequence MSIKEYLAGAKMSGSVQKLMTPGLAVEFIQPWYTPLSTTPSTTGIAVGGIGSTFTATPAGTTPVMNVMPGVQVRTEKASDLRFNNFFFKEAVLSAKAALVIGNFTAFGIYNNNFPLLDESGARVFGDADMKDQKKAEAKLNKVLADKTFFETNKAAFERWHIQFSDRTQALIAAGKDSAAINRAVLIDFFDGMVGEKAAREGALTAAWANDSEFLGQPGYDAAKMKYTALYPVSETVYEGKGVSITKTQSSYVTPGDERLSSLPVNATVFTLENNTKETREVTIVQIQDSITGYMAKKDRQGVQDSSFVLVPSARFPKGVQFDKELEDGRSVRGIEFYNEKALVESDFNGCMGVSVAWNKKDNLNVSVKPMFYQDDAKSVLKAALQSGRVANSWVKNVYSGRETIAGAIAVTAVLKPKQKVSFQFNMVLDFPEIKLNKLTSAKKYTAFYPEAYGRVVALLTEALAADKTFDDRLKAFENLVPKKPVAKLYKTAAKQAEFKSLAINTLSFLAEATVWDKEDRFLVRECADYPFFNSLDVYFYGSFSLLALMPRLDGVVMKRFGDAILAVNENRRRHHEFVNLPYADLPDPKLEGPRAVRGAVIHDLGSPFDAEPDAYDWHNVKEWKDLAPKYVLMVYRHYHKTKDMQCLADCKEAVYAAMEYLEKMVNPGENFPLTHGTDDTFDNLCSYGISVYCGSLWIAGLRAAAKIAELLGDNDQAAKWNAKSEAANKEFTESLWDENEGYFRFFVTPMEMKDLNVEKYAELREAVKISLELPEDPNAGVKAINEWLCAGEIPDGEDLSKNELRGLKKAWITAQCKEAFTKSWEAKIANDCDDVFADTMLADTYLRLLDLEPITDSVKAKSNLLRIFNTNYKANSPLIGAANLVHKDGSPLDEFNFQAHDVWIGIQYSIMTAMMFHGLEKEASVLADSMIGNLYDEARVPFAAPEGFNGSCRLHPEALVAKFGLSATAADKMHKELLKKGALLADSRISPKLPRNLAAFTKAFGAIAKSNKVDVNELFTLLHSTALKYTAGKYFRPGMVFALLYK is encoded by the coding sequence ATGAGCATTAAAGAATATCTTGCCGGTGCAAAAATGTCCGGCTCCGTCCAAAAGCTGATGACCCCGGGTCTCGCTGTGGAATTCATTCAGCCGTGGTACACCCCGCTTTCTACAACTCCTTCCACCACGGGTATTGCCGTGGGCGGTATCGGTTCTACGTTTACAGCAACGCCGGCCGGCACGACTCCCGTGATGAACGTGATGCCGGGCGTCCAGGTTCGCACCGAAAAGGCTTCAGATCTCCGCTTCAACAACTTCTTCTTCAAGGAAGCAGTCCTCAGCGCAAAGGCTGCGCTTGTGATTGGCAACTTCACTGCATTCGGCATTTACAACAACAACTTCCCGCTCCTCGACGAGAGCGGCGCACGCGTTTTCGGCGACGCCGACATGAAGGACCAGAAGAAGGCCGAAGCGAAGCTCAACAAGGTTCTCGCCGACAAAACTTTCTTCGAAACGAACAAGGCCGCTTTTGAACGCTGGCACATCCAGTTCAGCGACCGCACTCAGGCTTTGATCGCCGCAGGCAAGGACTCTGCCGCCATCAACCGCGCCGTGCTCATCGACTTCTTTGACGGCATGGTTGGCGAAAAGGCCGCCCGAGAAGGCGCCCTCACCGCCGCTTGGGCAAACGACAGCGAATTCCTCGGCCAACCGGGTTATGACGCAGCCAAGATGAAGTACACCGCCCTCTATCCGGTGAGCGAAACTGTTTACGAAGGCAAGGGTGTTTCCATCACCAAGACGCAGTCCAGCTATGTGACTCCGGGCGACGAACGCCTCTCCAGCCTCCCGGTGAACGCCACCGTCTTTACGCTCGAAAACAACACCAAGGAAACCCGCGAAGTGACGATTGTCCAGATTCAGGACAGCATCACGGGCTACATGGCGAAGAAGGACCGTCAGGGCGTTCAGGACTCCAGCTTTGTGCTCGTTCCGTCTGCACGTTTCCCGAAGGGTGTACAGTTCGACAAGGAACTCGAAGATGGCCGCTCTGTTCGCGGTATCGAATTTTATAACGAAAAGGCTCTCGTCGAAAGCGATTTCAACGGTTGCATGGGCGTGAGCGTGGCTTGGAACAAGAAGGATAACCTCAACGTTTCCGTGAAGCCGATGTTCTACCAGGATGACGCCAAGTCCGTCTTGAAGGCCGCTCTCCAGAGCGGTCGCGTTGCAAACTCCTGGGTCAAGAACGTTTACAGCGGTCGTGAAACGATTGCAGGCGCCATCGCCGTTACCGCAGTCCTCAAGCCGAAGCAGAAAGTTTCCTTCCAGTTCAACATGGTGCTCGACTTCCCGGAAATCAAGCTGAACAAGCTCACCTCCGCCAAGAAGTACACCGCATTCTACCCGGAAGCATACGGCCGCGTGGTCGCCCTCCTTACGGAAGCTCTCGCCGCCGACAAGACTTTCGATGATCGCCTCAAGGCATTTGAAAACCTTGTTCCGAAGAAGCCGGTTGCCAAGCTCTACAAGACTGCCGCCAAGCAGGCTGAATTCAAGAGCCTCGCCATCAACACGCTCAGCTTCCTCGCCGAAGCCACCGTGTGGGACAAGGAAGACCGCTTCTTGGTTCGTGAATGCGCCGACTATCCGTTCTTCAACTCTCTCGACGTTTACTTCTACGGCAGCTTTAGCTTGCTCGCCCTCATGCCACGCCTCGATGGCGTTGTGATGAAGCGCTTTGGCGATGCAATCCTCGCCGTGAACGAAAACCGTCGCCGCCACCACGAATTTGTGAACCTCCCCTACGCCGACCTCCCGGACCCGAAGCTTGAAGGCCCGCGCGCTGTACGTGGTGCAGTGATTCACGACCTCGGTAGCCCCTTCGACGCCGAACCGGATGCCTACGACTGGCACAACGTTAAGGAATGGAAGGACCTCGCCCCGAAATACGTGCTCATGGTCTACCGCCACTACCACAAGACGAAGGACATGCAGTGCCTCGCCGATTGCAAGGAAGCTGTTTACGCCGCCATGGAATACCTCGAAAAGATGGTGAACCCGGGCGAAAACTTCCCGCTCACCCACGGTACGGACGACACGTTCGACAACCTCTGCAGCTACGGCATCTCCGTTTACTGCGGTTCCCTCTGGATTGCAGGCCTCCGCGCTGCAGCAAAGATTGCTGAGCTCCTCGGCGATAACGATCAGGCTGCCAAGTGGAACGCCAAGTCCGAAGCCGCCAACAAGGAATTCACCGAATCCCTTTGGGACGAAAACGAAGGCTACTTCCGCTTCTTCGTGACCCCGATGGAAATGAAGGACTTGAACGTCGAAAAGTATGCCGAACTCCGCGAAGCCGTGAAGATATCGCTCGAACTCCCGGAAGACCCGAACGCAGGCGTGAAGGCTATTAACGAATGGCTCTGCGCAGGCGAAATCCCGGACGGCGAAGACCTCTCCAAGAACGAACTCCGCGGCCTCAAGAAGGCTTGGATTACGGCTCAGTGCAAGGAAGCCTTCACCAAGAGCTGGGAAGCAAAGATTGCTAACGACTGCGACGACGTGTTTGCCGATACGATGCTTGCAGACACTTACCTCCGCTTGCTCGACCTCGAACCGATTACCGACAGCGTGAAGGCCAAGTCTAACTTGCTCAGAATTTTCAATACGAACTATAAGGCCAACAGCCCGCTCATCGGTGCCGCAAACCTTGTCCATAAAGACGGTTCTCCGCTCGACGAATTCAACTTCCAGGCTCACGACGTTTGGATTGGTATTCAGTACAGCATCATGACCGCCATGATGTTCCACGGTTTGGAAAAGGAAGCCTCCGTGCTCGCCGATTCCATGATCGGAAACCTCTATGACGAAGCTCGCGTTCCGTTCGCTGCACCGGAAGGATTCAACGGTTCTTGCCGCCTCCACCCGGAAGCTCTCGTTGCAAAGTTCGGTCTCAGCGCAACTGCCGCCGACAAGATGCACAAGGAACTTTTGAAGAAGGGCGCACTCCTCGCCGACTCCCGCATCAGCCCGAAGCTCCCGCGCAATCTCGCCGCCTTCACGAAGGCATTCGGCGCCATTGCCAAAAGCAACAAGGTCGATGTGAACGAGCTCTTCACGCTCCTCCACAGCACGGCACTCAAGTACACCGCTGGTAAGTACTTCCGTCCGGGCATGGTTTTCGCTCTGCTTTATAAGTAA
- the purN gene encoding phosphoribosylglycinamide formyltransferase — MFKIGVMASGGGSNFKAIIDHIGEGDLEAQCKFLITNNAGCGAVHHAEEFGIPVYHISGKTHPDQAAYEAAMLEVLDKYDVDLLILAGYMKALPLCMLKRMPDRILNIHPSLLPKFGGKGFFGHHVHEAVLAAHETESGPTVHLVSEEIDRGRILAQTKVPVMKDDTADTLAARVLVQEHALYWKTIRDYAEKVIGVRG, encoded by the coding sequence ATGTTTAAAATTGGCGTCATGGCTTCCGGCGGTGGAAGCAACTTCAAAGCGATTATAGATCACATTGGCGAGGGAGACCTCGAAGCCCAGTGCAAGTTTTTGATTACGAACAACGCAGGTTGCGGTGCTGTGCATCATGCCGAAGAATTCGGAATTCCGGTTTACCACATTTCGGGCAAAACGCATCCGGATCAAGCTGCGTACGAAGCGGCTATGCTTGAAGTTCTCGACAAGTACGACGTGGACCTTTTGATTTTGGCGGGTTACATGAAGGCGCTCCCGCTTTGCATGCTCAAGCGCATGCCGGACCGCATTTTGAATATTCATCCGTCTCTGTTGCCGAAGTTTGGTGGTAAAGGTTTCTTTGGACATCACGTTCATGAAGCTGTGCTTGCCGCGCATGAAACGGAATCTGGCCCGACGGTGCATCTCGTGAGCGAAGAAATTGACCGCGGTCGTATCTTGGCGCAGACTAAAGTTCCTGTGATGAAAGACGATACCGCCGATACGCTTGCCGCCCGCGTTCTCGTGCAAGAACACGCTTTGTATTGGAAAACTATTCGCGACTACGCGGAGAAGGTGATAGGTGTTAGGGGTTAG
- a CDS encoding ribonuclease HII, with amino-acid sequence MKFKLPAFLENIESPVEGEVALRKFAANPLAFGGDLDLFSAGANGARSENASYGSAIVVGIDEVGRGPLAGPVVACAAVLKSPDALLTLNDSKKLSRPKREAMFDAVKDVCACYAIASASVEEIDEINILEADFLAMRRALQALGFPGLNETAPEIPIEAKGSFADVLGMPSCPKILIAVDGNLKIDKMPQDIQMPIVKGDGRIASISAASILAKVFRDRYMDKLEELYPGYGFDKHAGYGTKAHLDAIRRQGFTPAHRKTFHPKSL; translated from the coding sequence ATGAAATTTAAACTGCCCGCATTTTTAGAAAACATTGAATCCCCGGTAGAAGGGGAGGTGGCACTGCGCAAGTTCGCTGCTAATCCTCTCGCTTTTGGCGGTGACTTGGATTTGTTTTCTGCGGGTGCGAATGGTGCGCGTTCTGAAAACGCGTCGTATGGTTCTGCAATTGTCGTTGGTATTGACGAAGTCGGACGTGGACCGCTTGCTGGACCCGTTGTTGCTTGCGCTGCTGTGCTCAAGTCGCCCGATGCGCTCTTGACGCTGAATGATTCTAAAAAGCTTTCTCGCCCAAAACGCGAAGCGATGTTTGATGCTGTTAAGGACGTCTGTGCGTGCTATGCGATTGCAAGTGCGAGCGTCGAAGAAATTGACGAAATCAACATTCTTGAAGCGGACTTCTTGGCGATGCGCCGTGCATTGCAAGCGCTCGGATTTCCGGGCCTTAACGAAACGGCCCCCGAAATCCCCATCGAAGCCAAAGGCTCTTTCGCCGATGTATTGGGAATGCCATCTTGTCCTAAAATCCTCATTGCTGTCGATGGCAATCTCAAAATCGACAAGATGCCACAAGACATCCAAATGCCCATCGTCAAGGGCGATGGTCGCATTGCAAGTATCTCGGCTGCCTCGATCCTTGCGAAAGTATTCCGTGACCGCTATATGGATAAATTAGAGGAACTTTATCCGGGTTACGGTTTTGACAAGCACGCCGGTTACGGCACCAAGGCTCACCTCGACGCCATCCGCCGCCAAGGCTTCACGCCAGCCCACCGCAAAACTTTCCATCCCAAAAGCTTGTAA